The genomic interval CTTCTATATTGTGGGCCTCCCACTGGCAGTTGGCTCAGGGGTTTTGCTGATGGCTGCTGTTGGTAACCAGACCTCAGACTCTAAGAATACTCTAGGAGCAGCATTTCTTACTTCCCCTATTTTCTATGGCCGCCCCATAGCCATCCTGCCCATCATCTTGGCTGCTGGCATCACAGCCCAGAAACATCGCCTCTACAAAGCTTCAGTTGGGTCAGAGACACTCAGTGTGAGGCTCTACTGCTTGGGCTTGGCTTACCTTGCTTTCACATGCCCGCTAGCGTACAGTGCCCTCTGCAACACAGCGGCCACCCTTAGCTATGTGGCAGAGGCCCTCGGCTCCTTCTTCAGTTGGTTCAGCTTCTTCCCCCTCCTTGGGCGCCTGATGGAGTCTGTCCTCCTTCTGCCCTGCTGGGTCTAGAAGCTGCTGGTGGGAGATCATGGCTTCAGCAGCGGCTACTTCCAAGAGTGGTAAAAGCTCTATGAGTTTGTTCACagttttctttagttgcggtgagcgggggctactcttcgttgcggtgcacgggcttctcattgcagtggcttctcttgttgtggagcaggggctctaggctcgcgggcttcagtagttgtagcacccgggcttagttgctccacggcatgtgggatcttcccagaccagggctcgaacccgtgtcccctgcattggcaggtggattcttaaccactgtgccaccagggaagccctaggctaaGCCTTATTGGAGCTGGTACCCCTAATGTGGAAGTACTGTTTTCATGTCTGCTGGGTCAGCCCCCAGAAGGGTGTCCTGGCTTCTTTGGGCTTCTGTGTGCAATGGGTGAAAGTTCAGAGGCTCTAATAGGGAGTGGGGAAAGATACAtgtatattatttactttttattgaggtataacataTATAGAGTACAATAATTTTATATAGATACCTAGGTAACCACCACTCCAATGAAGGTATGGAATATTTCTAGCACT from Balaenoptera ricei isolate mBalRic1 chromosome 10, mBalRic1.hap2, whole genome shotgun sequence carries:
- the DNAJC22 gene encoding LOW QUALITY PROTEIN: dnaJ homolog subfamily C member 22 (The sequence of the model RefSeq protein was modified relative to this genomic sequence to represent the inferred CDS: inserted 1 base in 1 codon; deleted 2 bases in 2 codons; substituted 3 bases at 3 genomic stop codons); the encoded protein is MAKGLLMTYALWAVGGPAGLHHLYLGRDSHALLXMLTLGVGWGGGLGWLWEFWKLPSFVAQANRPQGQKQSSGGXDPLSPIHFAAQMIVGIYFGLVALISLSFMGSFYIVGLPLAVGSGVLLMAAVGNQTSDSKNTLGAAFLTSPIFYGRPIAILPIILAAGITAQKHRLYKASVGSETLSVRLYCLGLAYLAFTCPLAYSALCNTAATLSYVAEALGSFFSWFSFFPLLGRLMESVLLLPCWVXKLLVGDHGFSSGYFQEWXKLYEFVHSFL